One Calonectris borealis chromosome 16, bCalBor7.hap1.2, whole genome shotgun sequence DNA window includes the following coding sequences:
- the TNRC6A gene encoding trinucleotide repeat-containing gene 6A protein isoform X3 — protein sequence MLGEAATRKCCSGRGFPSCAAGPDPAGLGGRKWRRCCSSSCRALPLRSAGPRPPRAAAPAPGPGRSHAGPDSEHFTYMRELEAKATKEVERKLSRDLVQEEEEQLMEERKKRKDDKKKKEAAQKKAIEQKIKVPEQTKTSVSQPQPVTSNGTSTVTSTNNNAKRATANSQQQQTLPRYPPREVPPRFRHQEQKQLLKRGQQLPVIAANLGSTPKVLNGQSGGSTVTNKQPVTNGEVPNSSKKQPGMPPIRDLVSHSPNQSDLNHSGLGSHYENSHWGPVSSNSDSSTNWDKVIVDGSDKEAWPSITGSDPELTSECMDTDSASSSGSERNLVIMASGSTGGENDGIRNGIGHGSQNKFVVGSNSNNVGNGSINGPWGLSHGTIISTCQVSVDAPDSKSESSNNRMNAWGTINSSSNGGLNPSTLNSNGNHGAWPVLENNGHALKGSVGSGNPGTNIQCSTIGQISNSQSINSKVGGSAHGSWGSLQENCDSEVNGTRKISFSGQPQNLNTEMNGPNNTTNFMTSSLPNSAGSVQINELPNNTGHGAWRVSTMNHSQIQASPVTNGTSISHLSNGETKNGGSYGTTWGAYGSNYSGDKCSGANSQANGDTVNATLMQPGISGPGSTNFQINGNKGGGVWEAGTVNSQSMPWGSGNGASAGGSRRGWGNPAQNTGTNISNGEWSKLPSNQHSNESVNGNSRKFTNGWKSTEEDDLNSQSSAASQIAEQNSAWAKTGTGDSEGSSESTGCHEDRVTTEGQNRERRKVDQHALLQSIVNRTDLDPRVLSNSGWGQTPIKQNTAWDTETSPRGERKTDNGTEAWGGSVTQTSSSGGCVDRPSPNNNDTSSVSGWGDPKSATRWGDSKGSNSQGGWEEDSAATVVVKSNQSWGSGKEEKSSWNDAQKIKQGWVDGQKASQGWAVSAGDSWGENSRSNHWGEAKKSSSGGSDSDRSVSGWNEPGKSNSVTWGGNNTNPNNSSGWDEPAKSNQNQGWGDPPKSNQPQGWGDSSKPINSPEWNKQDVGSWGAPSATSKPPGSGWLGGPMPAPAKEEEPTGWEEPSPESIRRKMEIDDGTSAWGDPSKYNYKNVNMWNKNVPNSSSSSDQQAQVHQQLLSSSAMSSKESSSGSGWGEPSTPATTVDNGTSAWGKPMDTGTSWGEPISDAAGTSGWGNASLSQQASNKPGPKSMQDSWCGDDMPLTGSRQTSWEEEEDVEIGMWNSSSSQEANPSLNWPPYMKKMPTKGIMKGGNKQDETWINPFIKQFTNLSFSRESPEETIQSNKMDMSGGLLQDKRMEMDKHGLSVGDYNRVVGKGPGSRPQISKESSMDRGPYFDKNGNPSMFGVGNIAAQPRSMQQPPAQPLNSSQPNPRAQVPPPLLSPQVPVSLLKYAPNNGGLSPLFGPQQVAMLNQLSQLNQLSQISQLQRLLAQQQKAQNQRSMPSGGRQQQEQQGRSLSMQQQMMQQSRQLDPNLLMKQQTPPSQQQSLHQPTMKSFLENVIPHATPELQKGPSPINAFSSFPIGMNSNLNVNMDMNSIKEPQSRLRKWTTVDSISVNTSLEQNSSKHGAISSGFRLEESPFVPYDFMNSSNSPASPPGSIGDGWPRAKSPNGSSSVNWPPEFRPGEPWKGYPNIDPETDPYVTPGSVINNLSINTVREVDHLRDRNSGSSSSLNTTLPSTSAWSSIRASNYNVSLSSTAQSTSVARNSDSKSTWSPGSVTNTSLAHELWKVPLPPKSITAPSRPPPGLTGQKPPLSTWDNSLRLGGGWGNSDARYTPGSSWGESSSGRITNWLVLKNLTPQIDGSTLRTLCMQHGPLITFHLNLPHGNALVRYSSKEEVVKAQKSLHMCVLGNTTILAEFASEEEISRFFAQGQSLTPSPGWQSLGSSQNRLGSIDGSHSFSNRNDLNHWNGAGLSGTSSGDLHGTSLWGSPNYSTSLWGTPSSNDTRGISSPSPINAFLSVDHLGGGGESM from the exons GGATTTAgtgcaagaagaggaagaacagttgatggaagaaaggaaaaagagaaaagacgacaagaagaagaaggaagctgCTCAAAAAAAG GCCATTGAACAAAAAATCAAAG TGCCAGAACAAACAAAGACAAGTGTAAGCCAGCCTCAGCCTGTCACCTCTAACGGCACTTCCACAGTAACCAGCACTAATAATAATGCCAAGCGGGCCACAGCCAACAGTCAGCAGCAGCAGACCTTGCCTCGATACCCTCCTCGTGAAGTACCACCGCGATTTCGACACCAGGAACAGAAACAGCTTCTGAAACGAGGTCAGCAGTTACCAGTTATAGCTGCAAACCTGGGATCTACTCCTAAAGTATTAAACGGCCAGTCAGGAGGCAGCACTGTCACAAATAAGCAGCCAGTGACCAACGGAGAAGTGCCgaacagcagcaaaaaacagCCAG GCATGCCTCCCATTCGGGACTTGGTGAGCCACTCCCCTAACCAGTCAG ATCTGAACCACAGTGGTCTAGGATCCCACTATGAAAATTCTCACTGGGGACCAGTCTCTTCAAATAGTGACTCCAGCACAAACTGGGATAAAGTTATTGTAGACGGCTCTGACAAAGAAGCATGGCCATCAATCACTGGCAGTGACCCAGAGTTGACATCAGAATGTATGGACACTGACTCTGCCTCTAGCTCTGGGTCAGAGAGAAACCTTGTTATAATGGCTTCAGGGAGCACAGGTGGTGAAAATGATGGCATTCGAAATGGCATTGGACATGGTTCTCAAAATAAGTTTGTGGTTGGTAGCAACAGCAATAATGTGGGCAATGGAAGTATTAATGGGCCGTGGGGTTTATCCCATGGAACCATAATAAGCACATGTCAAGTTTCTGTGGATGCTCCTGACAGCAAATCTGAAAGTAGCAACAATAGAATGAATGCTTGGGGCACCATAAACTCTTCATCAAATGGAGGGTTAAATCCAAGCACTTTGAATTCAAATGGCAACCATGGTGCCTGGCCTGTATTGGAGAACAATGGACATGCCCTGAAAGGGTCTGTAGGGAGTGGTAATCCTGGCACAAATATTCAGTGCAGTACCATAGGTCAGATATCTAATAGTCAGAGTATTAACTCTAAAGTGGGTGGTTCAGCCCATGGTTCCTGGGGAAGCCTTCAGGAAAATTGTGATTCTGAAGTAAATGGTACAAGGAAGATTTCATTCAGTGGGCAACCTCAAAACCTTAACACTGAAATGAATGGACCAAATAACACTACTAACTTTATGACCTCTAGTTTACCAAACTCTGCTGGTTCAGTGCAGATTAACGAACTGCCTAATAATACAGGGCATGGGGCCTGGCGTGTGAGCACAATGAATCATTCTCAGATTCAGGCCTCTCCAGTTACAAATGGCACTTCCATTTCTCATCTTAGCAATGGTGAGACGAAAAATGGTGGATCTTATGGTACTACATGGGGTGCCTATGGTTCTAATTACTCTGGAGACAAATGTTCAGGCGCAAACAGCCAAGCTAATGGTGACACTGTGAATGCAACTCTAATGCAGCCAGGCATTAGCGGGCCTGGCAGCACTAACTTTCAAATCAATGGGAATAAAGGAGGAGGGGTATGGGAGGCAGGGACAGTCAACTCCCAGAGTATGCCATGGGGAAGTGGAAACGGTGCAAGTGCTGGCGGGAGTAGAAGAGGATGGGGCAACCCTGCACAAAACACTGGCACTAACATTTCAAATGGGGAATGGAGTAAACTGCCTAGTAATCAGCATTCCAATGAAAGTGTGAATGGAAACAGCAGGAAGTTCACAAATGGATGGAAATCTACTGAGGAGGATGACCTTAACAGCCAGAGTTCTGCTGCTTCTCAGATAGCTGAGCAGAACAGCGCATGGGCCAAAACAGGTACGGGGGACAGTGAAGGTAGTTCGGAGAGCACTGGATGTCATGAAGACAGAGTAACTACAGAAGGACAGAATCGAGAGAGAAGGAAAGTTGACCAGCACGCATTACTCCAAAGTATAGTGAACAGAACTGACTTAGATCCACGTGTCCTTTCCAACTCTGGTTGGGGACAGACTCCAATCAAACAGAACACTGCCTGGGATACCGAAACATCACCAAGGGGTGAAAGAAAAACTGACAATGGGACAGAGGCCTGGGGAGGCTCTGTGACACagacttccagctcagggggatgTGTGGATAGACCTAGCCCTAATAATAATGATACCTCATCTGTATCAGGGTGGGGAGATCCAAAGTCTGCTACAAGGTGGGGAGACTCCAAAGGGTCAAACAGCCAAGGGGGGTGGGAAGAAGATTCTGCTGCTACAGTAGTGGTCAAGAGCAATCAATCTTGGGGAAGTGGCAAAGAGGAAAAGTCATCTTGGAATGACGCACAGAAGATCAAACAGGGATGGGTAGATGGACAAAAGGCCAGCCAGGGTTGGGCAGTTTCTGCCGGTGACAGCTGGGGGGAAAATTCAAGAAGTAACCATTGGGGTGAGGCTAAGAAATCCAGTTCAGGAGGTAGCGACAGTGACAGATCAGTGTCTGGTTGGAATGAGCCAGGTAAATCAAATTCTGTTACTTGGGGAGGTAATAATACAAACCCAAATAATTCTTCGGGATGGGATGAGCCTGCAAAGTCTAATCAGAACCAAGGCTGGGGAGACCCTCCTAAATCCAATCAGCCTCAAGGTTGGGGGGATTCATCAAAGCCAATCAACTCTCCAGAATGGAACAAACAAGATGTTGGCTCTTGGGGAGCACCATCTGCCACAAGCAAACCCCCAGGGTCAGGCTGGCTGGGTGGACCGATGCCGGCACCAGCAAAGGAGGAAGAACCCACTGGCTGGGAGGAGCCATCTCCTGAATCAATACGCCGCAAAATGGAAATTGATGATGGAACTTCTGCTTGGGGTGATCCAAGCAAATACAACTACAAAAATGTGAATATGTGGAATAAAAATGTCCCAAACAGTAGCAGCAGTTCAGACCAGCAAGCACAGGTACATCAGCAGCTACTGTCTTCAAGTGCCATGTCTAGCAAGGAGAGCAGTTCGGGTTCTG GTTGGGGAGAGCCTTCTACTCCAGCCACTACTGTAGATAATGGAACTTCAGCGTGGGGTAAACCCATGGATACTGGTACTAGCTGGGGAGAACCCATCAGCGATGCAGCAGGCACCTCTGGCTGGGGAAACGCTTCTCTTAGTCAACAGGCTTCAAATAAACCTG GGCCTAAATCTATGCAAGATAGTTGGTGTGGAGATGATATGCCATTGACAGGCAGTCGTCAGACcagctgggaggaagaggaggatgtaGAGATTGGAATGTGGAACAGCAGTTCTTCACAAGAAGCTAACCCATCTTTAAATTGGCCACCATATATGAAAAAAATGCCCACAAAG gGAATAATGAAAGGTGGAAATAAGCAAGATGAAACATGGATCAATCCATTCATTAAGCAATTCACAAATCTCAGTTTTTCA AGAGAATCACCAGAAGAAACCATACAGAGCAATAAGATGGACATGTCTGGAG GGTTATTGCAAGATAAGCGAATGGAGATGGATAAGCATGGCCTCAGTGTTGGAGATTACAATCGTGTGGTTGGAAAAGGCCCTGGTTCTCGTCCTCAAATTTCCAAAGAGTCTTCCATGGATCGCGGTCCTTACTTTGATAAG AATGGCAATCCCAGTATGTTTGGTGTTGGTAATATAGCAGCACAGCCCAGGAGCATgcagcagcctccagcacaaCCTCTTAATTCATCTCAGCCTAATCCACGTGCTCAAGTGCCTCCTCCATTACTGTCCCCTCAG GTTCCGGTATCATTACTGAAGTATGCACCAAACAACGGTGGCCTGAGCCCACTTTTTGGCCCACAACAGGTAGCCATGTTGAATCAACTGTCCCAGTTAAACCAGCTTTCTCAGATCTCCCAGTTACAG CGGTTGTTGGCTCAGCAGCAAAAAGCGCAGAATCAAAGAAGCATGCCTTCTGGTGGTCGTcaacagcaggagcagcag GGTCGATCTCTTAGTATGCAGCAACAGATGATGCAACAGTCCCGTCAGCTTGATCCAAACCTGTTAATGAAGCAGCAAACTCCACCCTCTCAACAGCAGTCACTCCATCAACCCACCATGAAATCTTTCCTTGAGAATGTCATACCCCATGCTACTCCTGAGCTACAAAAAGGGCCATCACCAATAAATGCATTCAGCAGCTTCCCTATAG GAATGAACTCAAACTTGAATGTAAACATGGATATGAACAGTATTAAAGAGCCACAATCTCGATTGAGGAAATGGACTACAGTAGACAGCATTTCTGTGAACACATCGTTAGAGCAAAACTCCAGCAAACATG gtGCTATTTCAAGTGGTTTTAGGCTGGAAGAGTCTCCATTTGTTCCATATGACTTTATGAACAGCAGTAATTCACCAGCCAGTCCTCCTGGATCTATTGGGGATGGCTGGCCCCGTGCCAAATCGCCTAATGGCTCTAGCAGTGTTAACTGGCCACCAG AGTTTCGTCCTGGTGAGCCATGGAAAGGTTATCCAAACATCGACCCTGAAACTGACCCTTACGTCACTCCTGGCAGTGTCATAAACAATCTTTCAATTAATACTGTGCGGGAAGTTGACCACCTCAGGGACAGGAACAGTG GGTCATCCTCATCTTTGAACACCACGCTGCCTTCAACTAGTGCCTGGTCATCCATTCGTGCCTCCAACTACAATGTTTCCCTCAGCAGTACAGCACAAAGCACTTCAG TAGCCAGAAACAGTGATTCCAAATCAACATGGTCTCCTGGATCAGTCACTAACACCTCTCTGGCTCATGAGCTGTGGAAGGTCCCTTTGCCACCTAAAAGCATCACTGCTCCGTCCCGCCCGCCTCCAGGGCTAACAGGCCAGAAACCACCGTTGTCCACTTGGGATAATTCCCTTCGTTTGGGTGGAGGATGGGGAAATTCTGATGCCAGATATACCCCTG GTTCAAGCTGGGGTGAGAGCAGCTCAGGGAGAATAACAAATTGGCTTGTTCTAAAAAACCTTACACCTCAG ATTGATGGCTCAACCCTGCGTACTCTGTGCATGCAGCACGGTCCACTAATAACATTCCACCTTAACCTCCCACATGGTAATGCTTTGGTCCGTTACAGTTCAAAAGAAGAGGTAGTGAAGGCACAAAAATCTCTGCACAT GTGTGTATTAGGGAACACTACTATTCTTGCTGAGTTTGCCAGTGAAGAGGAGATTAGTCGCTTCTTTGCACAAGGCCAGTCTCTGACTCCGTCTCCTGGCTGGCAATCTCTCGGATCCAGCCAGAACCGACTTGGATCCATTGACGGTTCCCATTCGTTCTCAAACCGTAATGATCTAAATCACTGGAATGGTGCTGGGCTGTCGGGAACTAGCAGTGGAGACCTTCATGGCACTTCACTTTGGGGGAGCCCCAACTATTCCACGAGCCTGTGGGGCACCCCGAGCAGCAATGACACCAGGGGAATTAGCAGCCCATCCCCCATCAACGCTTTCCTTTCTGTTGACCACCTAGGTGGAGGTGGAGAGTCCATGTAA